One genomic region from Ferrimicrobium acidiphilum DSM 19497 encodes:
- a CDS encoding cytochrome c oxidase subunit II: protein MAMTEEEMNERREYAKKAGWKIFAIWLVLSIIAVALILYVWGPHMPPGDMTTSAASQQFDFKVLTAMVAPVLLMVWVYGGWSLINFHATKTDRGDGIPLRGNRKVQGIWYVGSAVLVLFLAGFGTYELINGNGVGTGEGPSPIWKPTAKHMLVVQVIAQQWRFTYRWPQFGGMETTSINLPANTTVQFDVTSLDVIHDFWAYQLGVKADANPDVNNVAYTTTSNQLGRFTVRCDELCGIWHGAMYNYGHVVSKSAFYSWASNMEAKNASVTKLLPPFATTYTPSYSGAGGGYYPSYDPNGHAVTY from the coding sequence ATGGCGATGACCGAAGAGGAGATGAACGAGCGTAGGGAATACGCGAAAAAGGCGGGTTGGAAGATCTTTGCCATATGGCTAGTTCTTTCGATCATCGCCGTCGCGTTGATTCTCTACGTCTGGGGACCACATATGCCGCCAGGCGATATGACTACCTCAGCCGCGAGCCAGCAGTTCGACTTCAAGGTGCTCACCGCCATGGTGGCGCCGGTGTTGTTGATGGTCTGGGTCTATGGTGGCTGGTCGTTGATCAACTTCCATGCGACCAAGACCGATCGCGGAGACGGTATCCCGTTGCGAGGAAATCGCAAGGTACAGGGCATCTGGTATGTTGGCTCCGCCGTACTGGTCCTCTTCTTGGCCGGTTTCGGTACCTATGAGTTGATCAATGGCAATGGCGTTGGTACCGGTGAAGGGCCGTCGCCGATTTGGAAGCCAACTGCGAAGCACATGTTGGTCGTGCAGGTTATCGCCCAGCAGTGGCGCTTTACCTATCGGTGGCCGCAGTTTGGCGGTATGGAGACGACCTCGATCAACCTTCCAGCCAATACCACGGTTCAGTTCGATGTGACCTCTCTGGATGTAATCCATGACTTCTGGGCCTACCAGCTTGGAGTCAAGGCGGATGCCAACCCAGACGTCAATAACGTGGCTTACACCACGACGTCGAATCAGCTGGGACGGTTTACCGTTCGCTGCGATGAGCTATGCGGGATCTGGCATGGTGCCATGTATAACTACGGCCACGTCGTCTCGAAGTCGGCCTTTTATAGCTGGGCCTCGAACATGGAGGCGAAGAATGCCTCGGTAACGAAGCTGCTCCCGCCGTTTGCCACTACTTACACCCCGTCGTACTCCGGTGCTGGCGGTGGTTACTATCCGTCGTATGACCCAAACGGTCATGCGGTGACGTACTAG
- a CDS encoding cytochrome c oxidase subunit I — translation MAIDMTPAAGVGAPTDLEARGLKAAKPWFTGNLLTALIGGAIGYAFGHWLGNAIASNYSIVASGAQNEVAIYLSLIIGCVGWFAGLGTFNYPIQKLLGLEPIDPPKSEKRTFWEHFSYSTDHKVVGVQYLFGMLLYFLVAGLLALGIRTELLSPVNHIWAPDTYIEIVGEHGTMMMMMMTSVVMGPFGNYLIPLMIGSKKMAFPRLEAASFWFTVPSFLILLSALWQGGFQSGWTGYAPLSIQGGPGQSDYDVAFALMAFSMICASINMVATIINYRAPGLRWSRMPIFAWGMITVAFTMLLSVPVLIDGLYVMSLDRGVRTAMLYAGHGGSSFLWENLFWFFGHPEVYLLALPGFALTVELLPVFARKPVFALKTSTAGLIGVAVLSFFVWQHHLFMSGMNPDMRPLFMLTTELISIPTGFLYLVAMGTVWRGKIRFEVPMLFLLAVFWNFLWGGVTGVYNSDVPVDALVHGSFFVMAHFHFTIMGQLIFAVFAGVYYYTPLIFGIRLNDKLGKISFWIIFVAFNSTFLPLFMIGLLGQPRRVFEYAVRLQHLNQWVSVSSYVLGFGILLYVINLVWSLAVTRTPAGPNPWESRGLEWQVGYPVPRDNFEKIPVVHRDPYGYGTGDDTPVADLNPVGDKAAVVTGGDA, via the coding sequence ATGGCAATTGACATGACGCCAGCCGCCGGGGTCGGTGCTCCTACCGATCTCGAGGCTCGGGGCCTCAAAGCCGCCAAGCCGTGGTTTACGGGTAACCTGCTGACTGCTCTCATTGGTGGAGCAATCGGCTATGCCTTTGGCCATTGGCTCGGGAACGCCATCGCTTCGAACTATTCGATCGTAGCCAGTGGTGCCCAAAACGAGGTGGCTATCTACCTCTCGTTGATCATCGGTTGCGTCGGCTGGTTCGCGGGGCTTGGTACCTTCAACTATCCGATTCAGAAGCTGCTAGGGCTCGAGCCTATCGATCCTCCGAAGAGCGAGAAGCGGACGTTCTGGGAGCATTTCAGCTACTCGACAGATCACAAGGTTGTGGGAGTTCAGTACCTTTTTGGTATGCTGCTCTACTTCCTCGTTGCAGGACTGTTAGCGCTTGGTATTCGTACCGAGCTGCTCTCTCCGGTGAACCACATTTGGGCGCCGGATACCTACATCGAGATAGTGGGCGAACATGGCACCATGATGATGATGATGATGACATCTGTCGTCATGGGACCATTCGGTAACTACCTGATCCCACTCATGATTGGGTCGAAGAAGATGGCCTTCCCTCGGCTCGAGGCTGCCTCGTTCTGGTTTACGGTACCGTCCTTCTTGATCCTTCTGTCTGCTCTGTGGCAGGGTGGTTTCCAGTCTGGTTGGACCGGTTATGCCCCGCTGTCGATTCAAGGGGGCCCGGGTCAAAGCGACTATGATGTCGCCTTTGCACTGATGGCCTTTTCGATGATTTGTGCCTCCATCAACATGGTGGCCACGATCATCAACTATCGTGCGCCCGGACTGCGCTGGTCTAGGATGCCGATCTTTGCATGGGGGATGATTACGGTCGCCTTCACCATGCTGTTGTCGGTACCAGTGCTAATAGATGGACTCTATGTAATGAGCCTCGACAGAGGCGTGCGCACAGCGATGCTCTATGCAGGGCATGGCGGTAGCTCGTTCCTGTGGGAGAACCTGTTCTGGTTCTTTGGCCATCCAGAGGTCTACCTACTAGCGTTGCCTGGATTCGCACTCACCGTTGAGTTGTTGCCGGTCTTTGCTCGTAAACCTGTGTTTGCGCTAAAGACCTCCACTGCTGGACTCATTGGTGTGGCGGTATTGAGCTTCTTTGTGTGGCAACATCACCTGTTCATGTCCGGTATGAATCCGGATATGCGACCGTTGTTCATGTTGACCACCGAGCTGATCTCTATCCCGACCGGTTTCCTATACCTTGTGGCTATGGGTACGGTTTGGAGAGGTAAGATCCGCTTCGAGGTCCCGATGCTCTTCTTGCTGGCGGTGTTCTGGAACTTCCTCTGGGGTGGCGTCACTGGCGTCTACAACTCAGACGTTCCTGTGGATGCCCTGGTGCACGGAAGCTTCTTCGTTATGGCGCACTTCCACTTTACGATTATGGGGCAGCTGATCTTTGCGGTCTTTGCCGGGGTGTACTACTACACGCCGTTGATCTTCGGTATTAGGTTGAACGACAAGCTCGGGAAGATCAGTTTCTGGATCATCTTCGTGGCCTTCAACTCGACCTTCCTGCCGTTGTTCATGATTGGACTGCTTGGACAGCCTCGACGTGTGTTTGAGTACGCAGTGCGTCTACAGCACCTAAACCAATGGGTCTCTGTATCTTCATACGTGCTCGGCTTCGGTATTTTGCTGTACGTGATCAACCTGGTGTGGTCGCTGGCCGTGACCAGGACACCTGCTGGGCCGAATCCTTGGGAGTCGCGTGGGTTGGAGTGGCAGGTTGGCTACCCAGTACCACGTGACAACTTCGAGAAGATTCCGGTCGTGCATCGTGATCCGTACGGTTATGGCACCGGTGATGATACTCCGGTGGCAGACTTGAATCCGGTCGGTGATAAGGCCGCTGTAGTGACTGGGGGTGATGCATAG